A window of the Oryza brachyantha chromosome 5, ObraRS2, whole genome shotgun sequence genome harbors these coding sequences:
- the LOC102705908 gene encoding thioredoxin H4-2 gives MGCCVSKGKNIEEDKLDYKGGNVHIITSKEDWDQKIDEANKDGKIVVANFSASWCGPCRVIAPFYAEMSKTYPQFMFLTIDVDDLMDFSSSWDIRATPTFFFIKNEKQVDKLVGANKPELEKKVQALADGS, from the exons ATGGGGTGCTGTGTGAGCAAG GGAAAAAACATTGAGGAAGACAAGCTTGATTACAAAGGTGGCAATGTGCATATCATAACAAGCAAAGAAGACTGGGATCAGAAGATTGACGAAGCAAACAAGGATGGGAAAATT GTTGTGGCAAATTTCAGTGCATCCTGGTGTGGGCCATGTCGTGTCATTGCACCTTTTTATGCTGAGATGTCAAAGACTTATCCTCAATTCATGTTCTTGACAATAGATGTTGATGACCTAATG GATTTTAGCTCGTCATGGGACATCCGTGCGACGCCGACCTTCTTCTTCATAAAAAACGAGAAGCAAGTCGACAAGCTTGTGGGTGCCAACAAACCTGAGCTTGAAAAGAAGGTGCAAGCACTTGCTGATGGCAGCTGA